The Ruminococcus bovis genome includes a region encoding these proteins:
- a CDS encoding radical SAM mobile pair system MarR family transcriptional regulator, producing the protein MNGGFLVSKIKQLSDRIFERILARHGIDAFNGAQGRILYVLWQEDGVPIKTISEKCGLAITSLTTMLERMEKQGLIRRVQSDDDKRKTLLYLTEIAKSLRDEAEIVSRQMNDVFYKGFNSDEIEQFEAYLDRVRNNLEEWRET; encoded by the coding sequence ATGAACGGCGGATTTTTAGTCTCGAAAATCAAACAGCTCAGCGACCGTATATTTGAAAGAATTTTAGCACGCCACGGTATCGACGCCTTCAACGGCGCTCAGGGACGTATTCTCTATGTACTCTGGCAGGAGGACGGCGTACCGATTAAAACGATCTCGGAAAAATGCGGTCTTGCCATCACCTCGCTAACCACCATGCTGGAACGAATGGAAAAGCAAGGGCTGATCCGGCGCGTGCAGTCGGATGATGATAAGCGAAAGACGCTGCTCTATCTGACCGAAATAGCGAAGTCTCTCAGGGATGAAGCGGAAATCGTATCACGGCAGATGAACGATGTTTTTTATAAGGGATTCAACAGCGACGAAATAGAGCAGTTTGAAGCGTACCTTGACCGAGTCCGCAATAATTTAGAGGAGTGGCGGGAAACATAA
- a CDS encoding ImmA/IrrE family metallo-endopeptidase gives MIDSFYIYSKATEMVKQTGTRNPMKIASEIGVMLRYSEELDKLLGLYTYRWKHRIILLNDKMEEIMARMVCAHELGHDALHRDIAKGDGLKEFVLFNMKDTTEYEANAFAAHLIIDNDDIYSMSKEKYDVVQMAKMLNVNINLVLIKLQELNKLGYDFRVPCEADSFFFRKPKTLTSNELN, from the coding sequence ATGATTGATTCATTTTACATTTACTCTAAGGCGACCGAAATGGTTAAGCAAACAGGCACTCGCAATCCTATGAAGATTGCTTCCGAAATCGGTGTAATGCTCCGTTATTCAGAGGAATTAGATAAACTGTTGGGACTTTACACATATCGCTGGAAGCACAGAATTATCCTTCTTAATGATAAGATGGAGGAAATAATGGCACGAATGGTCTGCGCTCACGAGCTTGGACACGATGCCCTTCATAGAGATATAGCCAAAGGCGACGGGCTTAAAGAGTTTGTGCTTTTTAATATGAAAGACACAACGGAATATGAAGCCAACGCTTTTGCAGCACATCTGATCATTGACAATGATGACATTTACTCAATGAGTAAGGAAAAGTACGATGTCGTTCAGATGGCAAAAATGCTAAATGTGAATATCAATCTTGTTTTGATAAAACTTCAAGAGCTTAACAAACTCGGTTATGATTTTAGAGTTCCTTGTGAAGCCGATAGCTTTTTCTTCCGCAAGCCGAAAACACTGACCAGCAATGAATTAAACTGA
- a CDS encoding helix-turn-helix domain-containing protein — MTFGEKLRESRAKSGMTQSELAKAANLGLNTISNYESGKTYPKKREVYDILAEILEVDVNYLRNENEEFITEASEKYGYRGKQQADQLVQEIGGLFAGGELSDDEMDGVMKALQDIYWECKAENREKYTPKKLKKSDE, encoded by the coding sequence ATGACATTTGGTGAGAAACTTCGTGAAAGCCGAGCAAAAAGTGGGATGACACAAAGCGAGCTTGCCAAAGCGGCGAATCTCGGACTAAACACAATTAGTAATTATGAAAGCGGAAAAACATATCCCAAGAAAAGAGAAGTATATGATATACTCGCAGAGATCCTTGAGGTTGACGTTAATTATCTCCGAAATGAAAATGAGGAGTTTATTACTGAAGCATCTGAAAAATATGGATATAGAGGTAAGCAACAAGCCGATCAGCTTGTACAGGAGATTGGCGGCTTATTTGCAGGCGGTGAGCTGTCCGATGATGAAATGGATGGCGTTATGAAAGCTCTCCAAGATATATATTGGGAGTGTAAGGCAGAAAACCGGGAAAAATATACTCCCAAAAAATTAAAAAAATCTGACGAGTAG